One stretch of Limnohabitans sp. DNA includes these proteins:
- a CDS encoding type II secretion system F family protein, protein MKAPASERSQPTFRWSGFDVRGRRHNGTIQAQHADLARALVRQQGFQKVQVQRLWWSTPEKIKSKDLATMTRQWAAMLKAGVPVVQALGMLCRSMTSKTLVAVMQTVLSDVESGVALHDALARHPRHFSGLYVHMVQAGESAGILDAMMERLSQTLEKNEALRAKIRSALMYPTTVMLVALAILVLILVWVVPVFEDVFLSMGAKLPLSTQIVVSISDTLTHLWPAALPLLLLIIWAIKHEGPRADQLRLWAAGWFLLWPVLGPMLTTAVVARWSQTLSALLSAGVPISEALGPTAQACDHPVFEETTWQLHRRVVQGSSLSEAMQQTGQFPAMIVQLCTTGEETGALDSLLGRAGGLMATELDDQVRGLTSLLEPMIIVVLGGFIGAILVAMYLPIFNLGQVF, encoded by the coding sequence ATGAAAGCCCCAGCTTCAGAGCGGTCCCAACCGACCTTTCGTTGGTCTGGTTTTGACGTTCGTGGACGCCGCCACAACGGCACCATACAGGCACAACATGCCGACCTGGCCCGTGCTCTCGTGCGGCAGCAGGGATTTCAAAAAGTGCAGGTTCAACGCCTGTGGTGGTCGACACCCGAGAAAATCAAGAGCAAAGACCTTGCAACCATGACTCGGCAGTGGGCAGCCATGCTGAAAGCCGGTGTCCCAGTGGTCCAGGCGCTGGGCATGTTGTGCCGAAGCATGACCAGCAAAACATTGGTGGCTGTCATGCAAACCGTTCTCAGCGATGTCGAATCCGGTGTCGCGCTGCATGATGCCTTGGCCAGGCACCCTCGTCATTTCAGCGGTCTGTACGTGCACATGGTGCAAGCGGGTGAATCGGCTGGAATTTTGGACGCCATGATGGAACGCTTATCGCAGACGCTCGAAAAAAACGAGGCTTTACGCGCCAAAATCCGCTCTGCGCTGATGTATCCCACCACAGTCATGTTGGTGGCCTTGGCGATTCTGGTTCTGATTTTGGTGTGGGTAGTGCCTGTCTTTGAGGATGTTTTTTTGTCCATGGGTGCCAAACTACCACTGTCTACCCAAATAGTGGTGAGTATCAGCGACACTCTGACCCATCTCTGGCCAGCGGCCTTGCCCCTGCTGTTGCTGATCATCTGGGCCATCAAACACGAGGGACCGCGCGCCGATCAATTACGTCTTTGGGCTGCAGGGTGGTTCTTGCTCTGGCCGGTATTGGGGCCTATGTTGACCACTGCGGTTGTAGCACGCTGGTCACAAACCCTCTCGGCCTTGTTGTCCGCAGGCGTTCCCATCTCGGAGGCTCTGGGACCTACCGCGCAAGCATGTGATCATCCAGTGTTCGAGGAAACCACCTGGCAACTGCACCGCCGAGTGGTCCAGGGCAGCAGTTTGAGCGAAGCGATGCAACAAACCGGGCAGTTTCCGGCGATGATCGTTCAGTTGTGTACAACGGGCGAGGAAACCGGGGCCTTGGACAGCTTGCTGGGCAGAGCAGGCGGGCTGATGGCGACCGAGCTCGATGATCAAGTCAGAGGGCTGACCAGTTTGCTTGAGCCGATGATCATTGTGGTCTTGGGTGGCTTTATTGGGGCCATCCTGGTGGCCATGTACCTGCCTATATTCAATTTGGGACAAGTTTTCTGA
- a CDS encoding A24 family peptidase, whose protein sequence is MSNSVLTFGWAGLLGLMIGSFLNVVIYRLPLMMQAQWDAANHEASARKWSFNLAVPRSHCPQCQHPLGWRENIPVLSFMALRGQCAHCRAPIPWRYPVVELITAGLFMAVVSRYGWSIQAMAWAGFAAALVTLAAIDAATHLLPDAITQPLVWSGLLAAHLGLSDLGLGDALWGAVAGYLFLWWVYWLFKGVTGKDGMGQGDFKLLAALGAWLGWPALLSLVLIASLTGVLGGLALKLRGQLSDNGELAFGPYLVFAGLWVMNFGPLPWFWI, encoded by the coding sequence ATGAGCAACAGCGTTTTGACCTTCGGATGGGCAGGCTTGCTGGGTCTGATGATCGGCAGCTTCCTGAATGTGGTGATCTACCGCTTGCCCTTGATGATGCAAGCACAGTGGGACGCGGCCAACCACGAAGCGAGCGCACGCAAGTGGTCCTTCAACCTGGCCGTGCCACGTTCACATTGTCCTCAATGCCAACATCCTTTGGGGTGGCGAGAGAACATACCTGTGCTCAGCTTCATGGCCCTGCGCGGGCAATGTGCGCACTGTCGAGCCCCGATTCCGTGGCGATACCCGGTCGTTGAATTGATCACGGCTGGGCTTTTCATGGCTGTGGTGTCGCGGTATGGCTGGAGTATCCAGGCAATGGCTTGGGCTGGTTTTGCTGCGGCCTTGGTGACCCTGGCCGCCATCGATGCCGCCACACACCTGCTCCCCGATGCCATCACCCAGCCCCTGGTCTGGTCTGGCCTGCTGGCTGCACACCTGGGCTTGTCAGACCTCGGTTTGGGCGATGCACTGTGGGGAGCCGTGGCGGGCTATCTTTTTCTTTGGTGGGTATATTGGTTGTTCAAAGGCGTCACCGGTAAAGACGGCATGGGACAGGGCGACTTCAAACTCTTGGCCGCTCTCGGGGCCTGGTTGGGCTGGCCCGCTTTGCTGTCGCTCGTGCTGATCGCTTCCTTGACCGGCGTCCTGGGCGGCCTGGCCTTGAAGCTGCGCGGACAATTGTCAGACAATGGCGAACTGGCCTTTGGGCCCTACCTTGTCTTCGCAGGTTTGTGGGTCATGAACTTTGGCCCCCTACCCTGGTTCTGGATCTGA
- the coaE gene encoding dephospho-CoA kinase (Dephospho-CoA kinase (CoaE) performs the final step in coenzyme A biosynthesis.), giving the protein MPLRTWRLGLTGGIGCGKSTVASMLAARGAAVIDADAISRSLTAAGGRAITPIAQAFGPQVIDAQGAMDRQAMRQRVFRNAAAKKQLEAIIHPLVSQITAEQAHAAVQSGRQVLVFDVPLLVESGHRWRQQVDRVLVVDCDTDTQKQRVMVRSGLTAEEIDRIVGLQASRAQRLACSDVVIYNQGLSLAKLDAHVAQVAADFGL; this is encoded by the coding sequence ATGCCTCTACGCACTTGGCGCCTCGGTTTAACTGGAGGTATTGGCTGCGGCAAAAGCACAGTGGCCAGCATGCTGGCCGCACGTGGTGCCGCCGTGATCGATGCCGACGCGATTTCGCGCAGCCTGACCGCGGCTGGTGGCCGGGCGATCACCCCGATTGCCCAGGCATTCGGGCCACAGGTGATCGATGCCCAAGGCGCGATGGACCGACAAGCCATGCGCCAGCGGGTGTTCCGAAATGCGGCAGCCAAAAAGCAACTCGAAGCCATCATCCACCCTTTGGTCAGCCAGATCACGGCAGAGCAGGCACACGCTGCGGTGCAAAGCGGCCGTCAGGTGCTGGTGTTCGATGTGCCCCTGCTGGTTGAGTCGGGCCATCGCTGGCGCCAACAGGTCGACCGGGTGCTCGTGGTGGACTGCGATACCGATACACAAAAACAAAGGGTAATGGTCCGCAGTGGACTGACAGCGGAAGAAATTGACCGCATTGTGGGGCTGCAAGCCTCGCGCGCGCAGCGCTTGGCCTGCTCCGATGTGGTGATCTACAACCAAGGCCTGAGTTTGGCCAAATTAGACGCCCATGTGGCCCAGGTGGCTGCTGACTTCGGGCTATGA
- the zapD gene encoding cell division protein ZapD, with amino-acid sequence MILYEYPFNERIRTYLRLQHLFNRLGQLMARTDAVDHHFALTTVFEIVEVASRSELKSDLLKDLERLRQIYNGYLGNPAISERALDDVITQLDDHFEALNQVSGKIGQSLSDNDFLMALRSRAVIPAGACEFDLPAYHAWQHQAAASRKQDLVQWVEPFGPLAQALKLLLQILRESGNSQKVMATAGQLQQNLSQGRSYQLLRLKIDDTLGITPEIGCNRFLLVIHMMRQQRNGKLVPTTDDVPFEITLCT; translated from the coding sequence GTGATTCTTTACGAATACCCTTTTAACGAACGCATTCGCACATACCTGCGGTTGCAACACCTCTTCAACCGCCTGGGTCAATTGATGGCTCGCACAGACGCGGTTGACCACCACTTTGCCCTGACCACTGTGTTCGAGATCGTCGAAGTGGCCTCACGCTCCGAGCTCAAATCCGATCTCCTGAAAGACCTGGAACGCCTTCGACAAATCTACAACGGATACCTTGGCAACCCTGCCATCTCCGAGCGAGCCCTCGACGACGTGATAACCCAGCTCGATGATCACTTTGAGGCTCTCAATCAGGTCTCTGGCAAGATCGGCCAAAGCCTGAGCGACAACGATTTCCTGATGGCCTTGCGCAGTCGGGCCGTGATTCCGGCCGGCGCCTGTGAATTTGACTTGCCCGCATACCACGCTTGGCAACACCAAGCAGCAGCCAGCCGAAAGCAAGACCTGGTGCAATGGGTGGAGCCTTTTGGACCCTTGGCACAGGCCTTGAAATTGCTGCTGCAAATTCTGCGCGAATCGGGCAACAGCCAAAAGGTCATGGCCACAGCAGGGCAATTGCAGCAAAACCTGTCCCAAGGCCGCAGCTATCAGCTACTGCGCCTGAAGATCGACGACACACTGGGCATCACCCCCGAGATCGGCTGTAACCGCTTCCTGTTGGTGATCCACATGATGCGCCAGCAAAGAAACGGGAAATTGGTCCCCACCACCGATGACGTGCCCTTCGAGATCACTTTGTGCACATGA
- a CDS encoding DNA gyrase inhibitor YacG: MSEANQAQQDFAPRKVRCPACSGLSLYSPANPYRPFCSARCKGVDLGAWASEAFKLPDDSPLDEAFGEPRQQ; encoded by the coding sequence ATGAGCGAAGCAAATCAAGCCCAACAAGATTTCGCACCCCGCAAGGTGCGCTGCCCTGCCTGCTCGGGCTTAAGCCTATACAGCCCTGCCAACCCCTACCGCCCGTTTTGCAGCGCGCGTTGCAAAGGTGTTGATCTGGGGGCCTGGGCCAGCGAAGCATTCAAACTGCCCGACGACAGCCCGCTGGACGAAGCATTTGGCGAGCCACGTCAGCAATAA
- a CDS encoding NUDIX domain-containing protein: MSTGLLVADGERVRQDLAKGQAERAVVDVAVGVLLQADGQFLLTSRPEGKVYAGYWEFPGGKLEAGESVEQALRRELQEELGITIGPAQVWKTQMVDYPHALVRLHFCKVWAWQGELQMREAQSHAWQTLPVAVVPVLPGTVPVLGWLADERSFSGPTYA; encoded by the coding sequence ATGAGCACAGGCCTGCTGGTCGCAGACGGTGAGCGTGTACGGCAAGACCTGGCAAAGGGCCAGGCCGAGCGCGCCGTCGTCGATGTGGCCGTGGGTGTTTTGCTCCAAGCCGATGGCCAGTTTTTGCTGACCTCGCGCCCCGAAGGCAAGGTGTACGCAGGCTATTGGGAGTTCCCTGGCGGCAAACTGGAAGCGGGCGAGTCGGTTGAGCAAGCTTTGCGTCGCGAGTTGCAAGAAGAGCTGGGCATCACGATCGGGCCAGCGCAAGTTTGGAAAACCCAGATGGTCGACTACCCCCACGCCCTGGTGCGCTTGCACTTTTGCAAGGTGTGGGCGTGGCAGGGTGAGTTGCAAATGCGCGAAGCCCAATCGCATGCCTGGCAGACGCTGCCGGTGGCAGTGGTGCCTGTGCTGCCGGGTACGGTGCCGGTACTGGGGTGGCTGGCTGATGAGCGCAGCTTCAGTGGGCCCACGTACGCATAA
- a CDS encoding ATP-binding protein, translating into MNSPASSALDQLLAKVSQLVDRIESVLPQPLSAPDWTQAIAWRYRKRSSGHGVMEPVRHVAAMTLDDLKEIDDQKEKLQRNTEQFVHGHPANNVLLTGARGTGKSSLIKACLNTYAPQGLRLIEVDKQDLTDLPDIIEVVSGRDEKFIVYCDDLSFEDGEPGYKALKSILDGTVAASTPNVLVYATSNRRHLLPEYMSENLTYKHTDDGEVHPGEGVEEKISLSERFGLWISFYPFSQDEYLTIAGQWLSALGATPAQIEAARPDALLWALERGSRSGRVAYQFARDMMGRQSDRA; encoded by the coding sequence ATGAATTCTCCTGCTTCTTCAGCTCTGGACCAACTGCTGGCCAAAGTCAGCCAGTTGGTGGACCGCATCGAGTCGGTCTTGCCCCAACCCCTGTCGGCCCCCGACTGGACGCAAGCCATTGCCTGGCGCTACCGCAAGCGTTCTTCAGGCCATGGCGTGATGGAGCCGGTGCGCCATGTGGCGGCCATGACGCTCGATGACCTCAAGGAAATCGACGACCAAAAAGAAAAGCTGCAACGCAACACCGAGCAGTTTGTGCATGGCCATCCGGCCAACAATGTGCTGCTCACGGGCGCACGCGGCACCGGCAAATCCTCGCTCATCAAGGCGTGCCTGAACACCTATGCACCGCAAGGCTTGCGCCTGATCGAGGTGGACAAGCAAGACCTGACCGATTTGCCCGACATCATCGAGGTGGTATCCGGGCGGGATGAAAAGTTCATTGTGTACTGCGACGACCTGAGCTTTGAAGACGGTGAGCCGGGCTACAAGGCGCTCAAGTCCATTTTGGACGGCACTGTGGCTGCCTCGACCCCCAACGTGCTGGTGTACGCGACCAGCAACCGCCGCCACCTCTTGCCCGAGTACATGAGCGAGAACCTCACCTACAAGCACACCGACGACGGCGAAGTGCACCCGGGTGAAGGCGTGGAAGAGAAAATTTCCCTGTCCGAGCGCTTTGGCCTGTGGATCAGTTTCTACCCTTTCTCACAGGACGAGTACCTGACCATCGCAGGCCAATGGCTCAGCGCCCTGGGAGCCACACCCGCGCAAATCGAGGCCGCTCGCCCCGATGCGTTGCTCTGGGCTTTGGAACGCGGTTCGCGCAGTGGCCGTGTGGCATACCAATTTGCCCGCGACATGATGGGTCGCCAATCGGATCGCGCATGA
- the argJ gene encoding bifunctional glutamate N-acetyltransferase/amino-acid acetyltransferase ArgJ, translating to MPVNLPPLDPAQLQPIAGVRIGIAEAGVRKANRKDLTVFLLDEGANVAGVFTRNRFCAAPVQVCREHLAVGSAVRALVVNTGNANAGTGAPGLAHARQTCEALAGLLHCTSAQVLPFSTGVIMEPLPVGRIVAGLPAALADAQAAHWAKAAEGIMTTDTVPKAASVQVHVGGKTVSITGISKGAGMIRPNMATMLGFVATDACIDPALLPALAKQLADGSFNRITIDGDTSTNDSFMLIATHKAAHAPITSLDSADGQALLEGLMQVARQLAHAIVRDGEGATKFITVQVEGGRTGQECRQVAYAIAHSPLVKTAFFASDPNLGRILAAVGYAGIEDLDQGLIELHLDDVHVVSQGGRRAEYREEDGQRVMKGSEITVRVGLGRGAASDTVWTCDLSHDYVTINADYRS from the coding sequence CGAGGGCGCCAATGTGGCAGGCGTGTTCACCCGCAACCGTTTTTGCGCCGCCCCTGTGCAGGTTTGCCGCGAGCACTTGGCCGTTGGCAGCGCGGTGCGCGCCTTGGTCGTCAACACCGGCAATGCCAATGCCGGCACGGGTGCGCCGGGCTTGGCCCATGCCCGCCAGACCTGTGAAGCCTTGGCCGGTTTGCTGCACTGCACGTCCGCGCAAGTGCTGCCTTTTTCGACCGGCGTGATCATGGAGCCGCTGCCAGTGGGCCGCATCGTGGCGGGCCTGCCTGCTGCACTGGCAGACGCGCAAGCCGCTCACTGGGCCAAGGCCGCAGAAGGCATCATGACCACCGACACCGTGCCCAAAGCGGCCAGTGTCCAGGTGCATGTGGGTGGCAAAACCGTCAGCATCACCGGCATCAGCAAAGGTGCGGGCATGATCCGCCCTAACATGGCCACCATGCTGGGTTTTGTGGCCACCGATGCCTGCATTGACCCCGCATTGCTGCCCGCATTGGCCAAGCAACTGGCCGATGGTTCGTTCAACCGCATCACCATCGACGGCGACACCTCGACCAACGATTCCTTCATGTTGATCGCCACGCACAAGGCGGCGCATGCCCCCATCACCTCGCTGGACAGCGCCGATGGTCAGGCCTTGCTTGAGGGCCTGATGCAAGTGGCCCGCCAGCTGGCCCACGCCATCGTGCGCGATGGCGAGGGCGCCACCAAGTTCATCACCGTGCAGGTCGAAGGCGGCCGCACGGGCCAAGAGTGCCGCCAGGTGGCTTATGCGATCGCGCATTCGCCCTTGGTCAAAACCGCTTTTTTTGCCAGCGACCCCAACCTGGGCCGCATCCTGGCCGCCGTGGGTTATGCGGGCATCGAGGATTTGGACCAAGGCCTGATCGAGCTCCACCTGGACGACGTGCATGTGGTCTCGCAAGGCGGACGCCGCGCCGAGTACCGCGAAGAAGACGGTCAGCGTGTGATGAAGGGCAGCGAGATCACCGTGCGCGTTGGCCTGGGCCGCGGCGCCGCCAGCGACACCGTCTGGACCTGCGACCTGAGCCACGATTACGTCACCATCAACGCGGATTACCGTTCATGA